In Halobaculum magnesiiphilum, the following proteins share a genomic window:
- a CDS encoding DNA-3-methyladenine glycosylase family protein, which yields METGAIPLDSVGPFDLQATVESGQTYLWDRADGNMYETMSAHGGDHWYETVVPPIAGVSDERAVVRVRQADGRLEWESTTDAVPILRHLLRLDDDLDAIVESTPDLPLLNRAYEQYRGMRLVRDPVFPCLISFICSAQMRVSRIHGMQMRMAERFGDPVEFDGRTLHAFPNAEQLAARTEDELRDLSLGYRAPYVQRTAEMVAGDASNEHGAVDPAAARDMAYEEAREYLTQFVGVGDKVADCVLLFSLDFLEAVPLDTWIRTAIADYYPECDAGGYAETSRAIRERFGGEYAGYAQTYVFYYLRAGGE from the coding sequence ATGGAGACCGGGGCCATCCCCCTCGACTCGGTCGGCCCGTTCGACCTGCAGGCGACCGTCGAGAGCGGCCAGACGTACCTGTGGGACCGCGCGGACGGGAACATGTACGAGACGATGTCCGCCCACGGCGGCGACCACTGGTACGAGACGGTCGTCCCTCCGATCGCGGGCGTCAGCGACGAGCGCGCGGTCGTCCGCGTTCGCCAGGCCGACGGGCGACTGGAGTGGGAGTCGACGACCGACGCGGTGCCGATCCTCAGGCACCTCCTTCGCTTGGACGACGACCTCGACGCGATCGTGGAGTCGACGCCGGACCTACCCCTGTTGAACCGGGCGTACGAGCAGTACCGCGGGATGCGGCTCGTCCGCGACCCGGTCTTCCCGTGTCTGATCTCGTTCATCTGCTCCGCACAGATGCGCGTCAGCCGGATCCACGGGATGCAGATGCGCATGGCCGAACGGTTCGGCGACCCGGTCGAGTTCGACGGCCGGACGCTCCACGCGTTCCCGAACGCCGAGCAACTCGCCGCGCGCACCGAGGACGAACTGCGCGACCTCTCGCTGGGCTATCGCGCGCCGTACGTCCAGCGCACCGCGGAGATGGTCGCGGGCGACGCGAGCAATGAGCACGGCGCGGTCGACCCGGCCGCCGCCCGCGACATGGCCTACGAGGAGGCCCGCGAGTACCTGACGCAATTCGTCGGCGTCGGCGACAAGGTCGCCGACTGCGTCCTGCTGTTCTCGCTCGACTTCCTCGAAGCCGTCCCCCTGGACACCTGGATCCGGACCGCGATCGCGGACTACTACCCGGAGTGCGACGCCGGCGGCTACGCGGAGACGAGCCGCGCGATCCGCGAGCGCTTCGGCGGCGAGTACGCGGGCTACGCGCAAACGTACGTCTTCTACTACCTCCGCGCGGGTGGGGAGTGA
- a CDS encoding mechanosensitive ion channel family protein: MRRPIGYASVAAALVAAVAAGVVRAATPLADLAVPALGDTPPDAAAATALLACSVALAANGAYLVVSEFAVGRTTKRRAHDVRNVLRLVFGGLALAGVLGVLTDQWVGLLVSLGVVGVAITFALQQPLLSLVGWFYLVVKRPYAVGDRVQLGDVSGDVVEVDFLVTTLWEVNGPLVSTNQPSGRVVTVPNSLVLSSEAVNFAGAGSPYVYNELSVQVAYETDLEFARERMAGVAADYLGEEMGDAVDRYRDRLDETAVDLDVADGPSVNVVQRESWVELRLRYLVHHRRATRVRNALYERVLAEFNEAPDRVAFPVSRNR; the protein is encoded by the coding sequence GTGCGACGACCGATCGGCTACGCGTCGGTGGCGGCCGCCCTCGTCGCGGCGGTCGCCGCCGGCGTCGTCCGTGCCGCGACGCCGCTTGCGGACCTGGCCGTGCCCGCGCTCGGCGACACGCCCCCGGACGCGGCGGCGGCGACGGCGCTGTTGGCCTGCTCCGTCGCGCTGGCGGCCAACGGGGCGTACCTCGTGGTCTCCGAATTCGCCGTCGGACGAACGACCAAGCGTCGCGCCCACGACGTGCGCAACGTCCTCCGGCTGGTGTTCGGCGGACTCGCGCTCGCTGGCGTGCTCGGCGTGCTCACCGACCAGTGGGTCGGCCTGCTCGTCTCCCTCGGCGTCGTCGGCGTCGCCATCACCTTCGCGCTCCAGCAGCCGCTGCTGTCGCTGGTCGGCTGGTTCTACCTCGTGGTGAAGCGTCCCTACGCCGTCGGCGACCGCGTCCAGCTGGGCGATGTCAGCGGCGACGTGGTCGAGGTGGACTTCCTCGTGACGACGCTGTGGGAGGTGAACGGCCCGCTCGTCTCGACGAACCAGCCCTCCGGCCGGGTGGTCACCGTCCCGAACAGCCTGGTGCTCTCCTCGGAGGCGGTGAACTTCGCCGGGGCCGGCTCCCCGTACGTCTACAACGAGCTCTCGGTGCAGGTGGCCTACGAGACGGACCTCGAGTTCGCCCGCGAGCGAATGGCCGGTGTGGCCGCCGACTACCTCGGCGAGGAGATGGGCGACGCCGTCGACCGCTATCGGGATCGACTCGACGAGACCGCCGTCGACCTGGATGTCGCGGACGGGCCCTCGGTGAACGTCGTCCAGCGGGAGTCGTGGGTCGAGCTCCGCCTGCGCTACCTTGTCCACCACCGCCGCGCGACCCGCGTCCGCAACGCCCTCTACGAGCGCGTGCTCGCCGAGTTCAACGAGGCGCCCGACCGCGTGGCGTTCCCGGTCAGCCGGAACCGCTGA